The region GAGGCCATTACCCAGGGTGACCCGACGTTCAAGATCAACGCCACCAAGTGCACCGAGTGCGCTGGCCAGCACGACGCCCCCCAGTGCGTCCCTGTCTGCCCGGTGGAATGTATCATCAAGGCCGCCTGAGGCCTTTAAAGACCGAGGGGTCTGGGGAGGCTGCGCCTCCCCAGCCTTCTTTTTTTAAGACGCCATCGAGCGCAGCATCCACGCCGTCTTTTCGTGGGTCAGCATGCGCTGGGTCAGCAGATCCGCCGTGGGCTGGTCGTTGGCCTTTTCCGCCAGCGGAAAGACCGAGCGTGCGGTGCGGGCCACCGCCTCCTGGTCGCGCGCCAGTTCGCGAATCATTTCCTCGGCCGCCGGAACCCCCGCCGCTTCCTTGATCACGGTCAGCGACGCATACTGCGCGTAGCTGCCCGGCGCATATTCTCCCAGGGCACGAATGCGCTCGGCAATGGTATCGACCGCCAGGGCCAACTCGTTGTACTGCGTCTCGAACATCAGGTGCAGCGTGTTGAACATCGGGCCGGTGACGTTCCAGTGGAAATTATGCGTCTTCAGGTACAAGGTGTACGTGTCAGCCAGCAGGCGGGACAAGCCCTCGGCAATCGCCTTGCGCTCGTCCTCGGGGATGCCGATGTTGATTCCGAGATCGCTGCTCATCGATTTTTCTCCTCCAGAAGGTCCCGGGGATCCGCCCCCAAGGCCCCGGCACCCCCCCATTTCCTTGGGTCGTTTCCGGGGACAGACCCAATTTAGGGCCGTCCCCGACCCATATCCAGCCGGCTTTTATGGTTTTAATATTCGTTTTTTCCGATGGAACGGACCGCCGCAGGTCCGGCGAGACGGAGGCCAGGCGCGCTCATGAAACCCCTGCCCACCCTGCGACAGCTTCGCTACCTCGTTGCGGTCAGCGAAACCCGCCATTTCGGACGTGCCGCCGACGCCTGTGCGGTCACCCAATCCACCCTGTCCGCCGGGGTCCAGGAGTTGGAGACCTTGCTCGGGGTGCGGCTGATCGAACGGCGCAGCCGCCGCCAAGTCGTCTTCACCCCCTTGGGCGAGGAGTTGGTGACGCGGGCACGCGGGCTGCTGGCCGACGCCGAAGCCCTGGTGGACGCGGCCCAGGCCGGCACGCGTCCCCTGACCGGCGACTTGCATCTCGGGGTGATCCCGACCATTGGCCCCTACCTGCTGCCGCGCCTCGTGCCTTCGCTGCGCACGGCCTATCCGGGGCTTAAACTGTATTTGCGTGAGGAAACCTCGGCCAGCTTGCTTGCTCGCTTGCATGCCGGGCGCCTTGATGTCGCCCTGATGGCCTTGCCCTATGCCATTGGCGACCTGCCGCGCCAAGAGTTGATCAGCGAACCCGTGGTGCTGGCCTTGCCCGAGGGCCATCCCCTGGCCGGGCTGCCCGAGATCCCCCTGGAGGCCCTGGCCGAGGAGACCCTCTTGATGCTCGAAGACGGCCATTGCCTGCGCGAGCATGCCATGGAAGCCTGCCGCCTGACCCGCTCGCGCCAGAACGAAGCCTTCCAGGCCACGGGGCTCGCCACCTTGGCGCGCATGGTGGCGGGCGGGGTGGGCTTGACCCTGATCCCGGCCCTGGCCGTGCCCGAGGAGGCGCGGGGCGGCTCGGGCATCACGGTGCGGCCGGTGGCCGGGGCCAGCAGTGCGCGCACCTTGGCGCTCCTGTGGCGCCCCGGGTCGCCGCGGGCACGGGATTACAGCTTACTGGCGGCGGCCATCGAGCGCACCGCTCGCGCCGTTCTTGACGAGGCCGCCCGGCGGATTGACCAGTTGTGTGCCCAGGCCGGTCCCGGTGAGGCGGGGCTGGCGTTTGCGGGCTCTTTCTCTGGAAGGGACTTTCCATGATCGACCTGTACACGTCTCCCACCCCCAACGGCCGCAAGGTGTCGATTTTGCTGGAGGAACTGGGCCTGCCCTATACGGTCCATGCCGTGGATCTGGCCAAAGGCGAGCAACGCGCCGAGGCGTTCTTGGCCCTTAACACCAACGGCAAGATCCCGGTGATTGTCGATGGCCCGGTGGTGCTGGCGGAATCGGGCGCCATCTTGGTCTATCTGGCCGAAAAGACCGGCTCGCCCCTGCTGCCTACCGATCCCGTGGGCCGGGCGGCGGTGTGGCAAAGCCTGATGTTCCAGATGAGCGGCCTTGGCCCGACCTGGGGCCAAGTCTATTACTTCTCGATGCGCGCCCCCGAGCCCAACCCGGCCGCCCTGGAGCGCTTCTTGACCGAGGCCAACCGCCAGACCGATGTGCTGGAGGCGCACCTGAGCCGCACGCCCTGGGTGGCCGGGGAGCACTACACCATCGCCGACATCGCGTTTTATCCGTGGATCGTTCTGGCCGACCGCCTGGGCATTCCCCTGGAAACGCGCCCTGCCTTGCGGCGCTGGCGCGACACCCTGACCGCCCGCCCGGCCGTGACCGCCGGCATGGCCGTCCCCGCCTAACTCCCGAGGGGTCGTGGGGACGGCCCCGCCTCCCCAGCCTTTCCTTATCGTTGTTACCCCCGCGCCAAAACCGCCACATAAACGCTCAACGCTAAAGTGGCGAGCAGCGTAAAACTCAAATTATCGCGCAAACCAAAGCGCAGCGGGCTGGTCGGGCGGGCCCGGGAGGTGGCGACCCGGGTCGAGGTGAGAACCGCCGCCGTAAATGGTGATGAGGCCGCAACCAAAGCCCAGGAGCCACTGAAGGCCGCCACCATGGCCGTCGCCGGCACTCCCAGCACGGCCGGGGCCGGCAAGGTGGCGGCGAGTAAGGATACCGAGAGCACCGGGCTCATCCCCACCTGTCCCCCCAGCACACACAGCCAGGGGACCACCGCCAGCACCACCCAGGCCGGCCAGCCCAGGGCCGCCAGTAAGGACGGCACGGCGTCGGGCGGCAAGACGGCCGCAATCACCATGCCGATGAAGGCCGAGGCGGCCACCACCATCAATTCGGTATGATAGGTGGGGAAGGTCTCGAGCACGTGACGCCCCAAACGCTCGCCGGTGGCGGCCAGGGCCCCGGGCCACGATCGGCAGACCCGGCTTTGGGCCAGCATCCACAATGCGGCGGCGACCGGCGAGACGATCATCACCGCCACCACCAACCGCAGATCCAAGGCCTCCTCGAGAAAAACCCCAGCCCCGAAAATGGCGGCGACCAGCCCCAGCACGGGCAGGAGCAAGGCCCACGAGCCGCCTTCATCGGGGTCGGGGGCGAGGCCGGTGGTGCGGCGCACGGGAGAAAAGCGGTCGAGCAGCCAGCCCAGGCCGACAAAGAGGCCAGCGGTTCCCGCCAGCCAGGGCGCCGACTCCCGCCACTGGGCGCCGTGGACGGTGGAGAAGATCACGGCCATGCTTACCGTGAGCGGCGACCACGTGAGGGTGGCGATAAAACCCCGGTGCACGGCCTGCGCCATGCGATGGCGGCGGATGGCATCGCGGCGGATGCGGGCGGGATCCTCGTCGGGCCGGTCGGCGGCTCGGGTGCCCTCCACGGTCAAGGTCCCCAACAAGGGGATGGCGCCGAAGTTTAAGATGAGGCCAAACAGGTGGCCCCCCAAGGTTAGGGCGCCGTAGCGCTGCCCCGGCGGCCGGCGCGCCAAAAACCGCCCGCACCGCCGCACGCCCTCGGAGGCGGCCGCGGCGTCGCGCAAAAAGCCAAAGCAGGCAAACAAGGCCGCAATGGCTCCGGCCCGGCCCAAGGCGTCGCGCAGGGCCTCGGGACCCAGCCAGCCCTGCACCAAGGCCGGCCCCGCCAAGGCGACGGCCACCAAGATCAAGCCCTGGGCCGAGAGGCTCATGCGCCGGAACAAGACGGCGCCATAGAGCAGCAGCAAGGCCCCCGAGGCCCATTGCAGCGTGACCGGGGCCCCCATTTCCATGGCTAGGGACAGCCCCACCACCCCCGCCAGAGCCACGCCGGCAAGAGCCTCGATGCGACCGAAAGACGCCATCAACCACCGACCTTTTGCAGAAGGACAAAACGGAAGAAACGAGGGGTCCGGGGAGGCCGTGCCTCCCTGGCCTTGCTTTTTGCGCCCCCCTGTCCGCAGCTCTCTCTAGTCTCGCGGATCCCGGCTCCAACGCTGGGCCAGTATGGCACAGACCATCAACTGGATCTGGTGAAACAGCATCAAGGGCAAGACAATCAGCGGCACGGCCTGGCCGGCGAACAGGACCCCCGCCATGGGGAGGCCGGTGGCCATGCTCTTTTTGGACCCACAAAAGAACAGCGTCAGACGATCGGCCCGATCAAAGCCGGCCCAACGGCCGAGCCCCAGGCTGACGGCCATCACGATGCCCAGCAGCGCCAAGTCCAGGCCCGCCATGATCCCAAAATCCCCCCACGACATCCGCGCCCAAACCCCTTGGGTCATGCCCTCGCTAAAGGCGGCATAAACCACCAACAAAATCGCACCACGATCAACCAAGGTGGTCAGGCGACGGTGACGCCCAACCCAGCCGGCCAGCCAAGGGCGAGCGAGTTGCCCTAAGCCGAAGGGCAGCAGGACTTGAAGGGCAATGGCTTCAAGCGCCCCCAGCGAGATCCCGCCGCCGGCACCGCCCAGCAGTACGCCCGTCAACACCGGGGTCGCGACCACGCCCAGAAGGTTCGACACCGTGGCGGCGGTGAGGGCGGCCGGGACATTGCCGCCGGCCATGCTGGTGAAGGCGATGGACGATTGGACCGTCGAGGGGAGCACACACAGGTAGAGAAATCCGATCACCAGGGGTGGCGCGAGACCAAAACCCAGGGCGGCGATCCCCAGGCCGAGCAGGGGAAACACGCCATACGTGCATAGTATGACCAAAAGCTGAAGCCGCCAGTGGGCCATGCCGCGCCCCACCTCACGCGGTGCCAAGCGCGCGCCATATAAAAAAAAACAGCAAAAAAATCGCCCCCCCCACCGCCGCCGTCATCCCTTGCGCCCACGCCCCTGAGGCGGGCAGCACGCTGGCCACGCCAACGGTGAGCAGCAGAGAGATCACATACGGATCAAGGGGAAGAACGCGCGCCAACCAGGCCATGTCAAAGCTCCCATGCGGACCATGCCGGGGGTGTCTACGCCCCGCCCCGGCGGGGGGCAAGGCTTTGCGCCCGAGGAGACGGCCCAATCTGTCTACAAATTCCGTTTGACAGGTAAAGTCTATTTGATATGTAGACTGTTAACGCGGGATCCCCAGGCCCCCTGTCCCCGGAGGAAGACCCCATGGTTTCACAAATCTCCATTCTGGCCGGCCACGGCCGGGACGGCCAGCCCGACGCGCGGCCCCGGCTTGATCTGGCCATGGGCGAGATCATCAGCGTGGTCGGGCGCACTGGCTCGGGTAAAACCACCTTGATCAACGACATCGAGCTTTTTGCCGATGGCGATACCCCCACCGGGCGGCGTCTCTTGTTCGACGGTCGGCCCGTGAGTGTGGAGGACCGGGACGACCCGGCCCGCAACCCCATTGCCCTCATCACGCAGCACACGACGTTTCTGTCCGACCTGCCGGTGGATGAGTTCCTAACGACCCACGCCCGAATCCGGGCCCGCTCCTTGGCGGCGGCGGCCGATGTGGTGGCCGAAACGCTGGAGTTTGCCAACCAACTGACCGGGGAGCCCATCCTCCCTTCGGTGCGCATGACCGAGCTGTCGGGCGGGCAAACCCGGGCGCTGCTGATTGCCGACGCCACGGTCATTTGTGACACGCCCATCGTGCTGCTCGATGAAGTGGAAAACGCCGGCATCAACCGCACCCGGGCTCTTGAGCTGCTGCGCCGTCGCCGGCGGATTTTCATTTTTGTGACCCACGACCCCCGGGTGGCGTTGCTTTCGGATCGGCGCTTGATCATGCGCGAGGGGCGGATTGCCGAGGTGCTCGAGACCGACGCCGAGGAACGCCGCCTGGCTCCCGCCGTCAGCCGGCTGGACGACATGCTCTCGCACCTGCGCGAGCGCCTGCGCGACGGACAGCGCGTGACCCTGGCCGATCTGGAGGCTTTCTCATGAGACTGGGGATTGTGGCCGGCCCGGCGACCACGGGCAAAACCTCGGTGATCCGTCACATCTTGGCTCGGTTGGCCCGGGCGGGTCACAAGGCCGCCTTCTTGAAAATCGACGTGCAGTATGCCGAGGAGGACGAGCAACTCGCCGCCGAGTTCGGGATTCCGACCCGCAAGATATACTCGGGTGAGTTGTGTCCCGACCACTGTAACGTCATGGTGCTGGGCGATGCCCTGGCGTGGGCCGGCAAGGCCGGTGCCGACCTCTTGCTGGTCGAAACGGCCGGGCTGTGCCTGCGCTGTTCGCCTTATGTCGATGGAGGCTTGGGGGTGGTCGTCTTGGAGGCGACGTCGGGCATGAATCTGCCGCTTAAGGTCGGCCCCATGCTGTCGCTGGCCGACGTGGCCGTGGTGACCAAAATCGACCGAGTGTCCCAGGCGGAGCGCGAGGTGTTTCGCGCGCGAATCCAAGACGCCGCGCCCAACGTTGCGGTGCGCGAGGTCAACGCCCTGCACGGCATCGGCATCGATCCCCTGGTCCGCCGGCTGCTCGCGTGGCCCGAGGTGTCCGACAAAATGCTGCTGCGCGGCAACCCGCCGGTCGGGACGTGTACCATCTGTGTGGGCAAAAAGGAGATCGGGTGGCAAGCCCACTTCGGGGTCGTGCGGTCCTTGGAAAACCAGACGTTCTATCGCGGGGAGTAGCCCCATGATCTACCTCGACAACGCCGCCACCACCCCCGTTGATCCCCGCGTTGCCGAGGTCATGGCGGCCACGCAGCGGACGTATCCGGGCAACCCCTCCAGCCTGCACGCCGCCGGTCGGGCCGCCCGGGCCGCCTTGGAGGACGCCCGGGCCCAGGTCGCGGCCTTGCTGGGCACCGAGCCCGAGACCGTGGTCTTCACCAGCGGCGGCACCGAGGCCAACACCTTGGCCCTTCTGGGCGTTTTCGAGGCCCTGCCCCCGGGGTCCCATCATCTGGTGACCAGCGAGATCGAGCATCCCTCGGTCCTGGCGCCGGCGGCGCGGCTGGAACGCCAGGGGGTGCGGGTCACCCGCCTGCGCCCCGGCCCCGAGGGGTGGATCGATCCCGATACCCTGGCCCGCGCCCTTCGGCCCGATACCCGGCTGGTCTCCCTCATGGCCGCCAACAACGTGACCGGCGTGGTGCAGCCCCTCGACGCCTTGGCCAAGATCACCCAGGCGCGCGGCATCTTGTTGCATACCGATGCCGTTCAGGCCGTGGGCAAGATTCCCTTGGACCTTCAGCGCCTGCCGATCGATCTGCTGTCCTTGTCGGGGCACAAGCTGCACGGCCCCAAAGGGGTGGGGGCTCTCATCGTGCGCTCGGGGGTTCGGCTGGCCCCCCAGATGCTGGGCGGGGGGCAGGAACGGGGGCTGCGCTCGGGCACCGAGAACACCCCGGCCCTGGTCGGGCTCGGGCTTGCCGCCGCCTTGGCCCACCGCGAGGGCCCCGACGATGCCGTGCGCTTGGTTGCCTTGCGCGAGCACCTGCTGGAGGGGCTCGAAACCCGCGTGCCCCAGGTCTACGTCATCGGCGACCGCTGGCGCCGTCTGCCCGGGCATCTGTGCTTGGGATTTGCGGGGCAGGAGGGGGAAGCCATCAAGGTGTTGCTGGCCCTTGATGAGGCTGGCATCGCCGCATCGTCGGGCAGCGCGTGCAGCGCCCAGCGTGCCGCCGAGCCCTCGGCCATCCTGAGCGCCATGGGGTTTGACCCCCTCAAAGCCCGCGGTGCCTTGCGCCTGACACTGGGACGCTTCACCAGCGCCGCCGAGATCGAGCGGGTCCTGAGCGTCCTTCCGAGCGTGGTGCAGACCTTGCGGCCCCTGACATCCGGGGTTTGACACAAGACCGTGGGCCGGGCTTTCGGGCCTTGTTTGCGAAACAGGCTTCTTCACAGGAGAGGAAAACCCATGAGCGATACCCTGGCGCCGCCGACGCTGCCTGGCCTGGATTGTGGGGTTTGTGGCTATCGAACGTGTCATGACCTGTCGCAGGCTTTGGACACCCGTCCCGATCTGCTCAAGCGGTGCCTTCCTCTTTCAAGCGCGCGCCTGGACCGGGAAGCGTTGGTGGCGTGCGGCGGATGCAAGAGCCCGAGCGCCCCTGTTGCCGTGGGCCCCCTCCCGCCCGAGCCCGCTTGCGGGGAGACGGATCCGCTGTGGCGCGATTCCTTGGGCCGGCCTTTCGACTTCTTCTTGGAGCACCTGCCCGAGGATCCTGGACCGCGCGAGGTCATCTTGCCCCATAACCCCCTGTTGACCCGGGAACTGGAGATCCAGGTCGGCGATCTGTTGATCGGCCGCCCCTTGGGCATGTCCTGCGGCTGCCCCATCACCCATTGCGGCGTGGTGCGGGAGGTGGATCGCCGCACCGGTGTGATCGTCTGGTGTGTGACCGGCCCTCTGGGAGCGCGCGAAAAGGGCTTTAAGGATCTGGGCTACTACATCGCCGAGGCTTACGAAGGCCTGATCCCCGAGGCCCGGGTCCCGCTCGCCATTGGCATGAGGTACTTTTTTCAGCCCCGGCTGTGCATGCTGCAATGGCGCCACAGTGGTCTGATCAACTATCTCAACAAAACCCCGGAAGGGGTGCGCGTCCGCTTGGAAGGGTTGTGGATCGGCTGACGCCTCCTATCTTTTGTCCGGGGTTGCTCTTATCTTGAGAGCCTGTCTTGTTTGGCGGGAGAAAAAGCATGAACGAGACTCAAGAGGGAGGGGTCACCCCCGGCGGCACTTCCGGTGCTGCGCCGACGCCTCCTCCCGAGCCCGACGCCCCCGAGCCTGATGCCCCCGAGCCCGACACCGTTGTTTCGGGGGTGCCGGCGCCGCTGACCCCCAGCCCCCACGTGGTGGACCGGGTCATCAAAAACCATGTGATGGCCGCCGTCGCCGCCGGGGTTGTGCCTGTGCCGGGCGTCGATCTCGCCGCCGCGGTGGGCATCCAGATCGCCCTCATCCGCCGTCTGTCCGCCCTCCATGGCCGTCCCTTCTCCCAAAACGCCGGCAAGGCCGTGGTCACCGCCCTGACCGGTGGGGCGGCTGGGGTGGGGTCCGGGCGGTTGGCCGCCAGCGCCCTTAAACTGATTCCCGGTGTCGGGTGGGGGGTCGGTTTTGTGACCGTGCCGGTCATGAACGGCGCGGCCACCTATGCCGTGGGCAAGGTCGTCGATCGGCATTACCGCGAGGGCGGCGCCTTGCTTGACTTGAGCGCCGACGCGGTGCGCGACACCTATGCCGAGGCGGTGCGCGCGGGGAAGGATCTGTCCCGGCGTGCGCTCGACACGTTGCGGCGCAAGAAAAAGGGGCCGACGGCCGAAGACGAGGCCGGGTCGGCGGCCTGAAAAAAGGCTGGGGAGGCGCGGCCTCCCCAGGCCCCTCGGGTCATGGGGATCCGTTGGGGCGTCCGGCCGGGGCAAAGTTGGAGAGCCCGATCCGTTGGGCGTGGTCGCGCAACGCCCAGGAGACCGTGGGATAGGCCAGATCATCCCACGGGATGTCGGACCACGCCACCAGGGCCGTCTCCAGGCTTTCCTGGCCCGGGGCATGGTGGGGGTCCATCATCTCGGCGCGATAGATCAGGTGGACCTGGCTGATATGTGTGAGGTTGTATAAGGCCAAGAGATCGACAATGCGCACCCGCGCCCCGGTTTCCTCGCGCACTTCGCGGGCGGCGCCTTCCTCTGTCGTTTCGCGCAGTTCCATGAAGCCGGCTGGCACCGTCCAGTAGCCTCGGCGGGGCTCAATGGCCCGTCGCGCCAAAAGCACCCGGTCTTCCCAGGTGCAGACGGCGCCGACGATGATGCGGGGATTGTCGTAAACGATAAACCCACAGGTTCCGCACACAAGACGCTCCCGGTCGTCGCCAGCGGGGATCTTACGCTCGAAAACCGGGCGAACCCGTGCCGTGCCCTGTTCGGTTGAAAAGTAGCCCTCGTTCGAGACTTCGGTGGTGCAGGGCGCCTCGGGGAACGGGGACTCCTCCATCATGCGCTCCCCTCCCTCAGGGCTCAGGCGTTTGGGGTCAGATCAGAAAGTTATAATAGGTCCCGCGCGGCGCATCGAGATCGTAGCGCCGCCCATCGACCACGACAAAACGGCCGGACCCCAGGGCATCGCGCGACGGTCTCGGCCGGGGAGCTGCCTCTTCGGTAGCGCCAAGGGACGGTGCACGGACCTCGCGCGCCGATGCCACGCCGGCCGAAGAACGAACCGGCCGCAGCCGGGCCCCCGGCAAGACAACGGGCCCCTGATAGCCTCCTTCGATCCGCCCCCGACCGAGGCCCGTCCCCTCATTGGCC is a window of Pararhodospirillum photometricum DSM 122 DNA encoding:
- a CDS encoding cysteine desulfurase family protein; translation: MIYLDNAATTPVDPRVAEVMAATQRTYPGNPSSLHAAGRAARAALEDARAQVAALLGTEPETVVFTSGGTEANTLALLGVFEALPPGSHHLVTSEIEHPSVLAPAARLERQGVRVTRLRPGPEGWIDPDTLARALRPDTRLVSLMAANNVTGVVQPLDALAKITQARGILLHTDAVQAVGKIPLDLQRLPIDLLSLSGHKLHGPKGVGALIVRSGVRLAPQMLGGGQERGLRSGTENTPALVGLGLAAALAHREGPDDAVRLVALREHLLEGLETRVPQVYVIGDRWRRLPGHLCLGFAGQEGEAIKVLLALDEAGIAASSGSACSAQRAAEPSAILSAMGFDPLKARGALRLTLGRFTSAAEIERVLSVLPSVVQTLRPLTSGV
- a CDS encoding (Fe-S)-binding protein, with protein sequence MSDTLAPPTLPGLDCGVCGYRTCHDLSQALDTRPDLLKRCLPLSSARLDREALVACGGCKSPSAPVAVGPLPPEPACGETDPLWRDSLGRPFDFFLEHLPEDPGPREVILPHNPLLTRELEIQVGDLLIGRPLGMSCGCPITHCGVVREVDRRTGVIVWCVTGPLGAREKGFKDLGYYIAEAYEGLIPEARVPLAIGMRYFFQPRLCMLQWRHSGLINYLNKTPEGVRVRLEGLWIG
- a CDS encoding glutathione S-transferase family protein, which produces MIDLYTSPTPNGRKVSILLEELGLPYTVHAVDLAKGEQRAEAFLALNTNGKIPVIVDGPVVLAESGAILVYLAEKTGSPLLPTDPVGRAAVWQSLMFQMSGLGPTWGQVYYFSMRAPEPNPAALERFLTEANRQTDVLEAHLSRTPWVAGEHYTIADIAFYPWIVLADRLGIPLETRPALRRWRDTLTARPAVTAGMAVPA
- a CDS encoding LysR substrate-binding domain-containing protein, with the translated sequence MKPLPTLRQLRYLVAVSETRHFGRAADACAVTQSTLSAGVQELETLLGVRLIERRSRRQVVFTPLGEELVTRARGLLADAEALVDAAQAGTRPLTGDLHLGVIPTIGPYLLPRLVPSLRTAYPGLKLYLREETSASLLARLHAGRLDVALMALPYAIGDLPRQELISEPVVLALPEGHPLAGLPEIPLEALAEETLLMLEDGHCLREHAMEACRLTRSRQNEAFQATGLATLARMVAGGVGLTLIPALAVPEEARGGSGITVRPVAGASSARTLALLWRPGSPRARDYSLLAAAIERTARAVLDEAARRIDQLCAQAGPGEAGLAFAGSFSGRDFP
- a CDS encoding Dps family protein, producing MSSDLGINIGIPEDERKAIAEGLSRLLADTYTLYLKTHNFHWNVTGPMFNTLHLMFETQYNELALAVDTIAERIRALGEYAPGSYAQYASLTVIKEAAGVPAAEEMIRELARDQEAVARTARSVFPLAEKANDQPTADLLTQRMLTHEKTAWMLRSMAS
- a CDS encoding YcjF family protein, translated to MNETQEGGVTPGGTSGAAPTPPPEPDAPEPDAPEPDTVVSGVPAPLTPSPHVVDRVIKNHVMAAVAAGVVPVPGVDLAAAVGIQIALIRRLSALHGRPFSQNAGKAVVTALTGGAAGVGSGRLAASALKLIPGVGWGVGFVTVPVMNGAATYAVGKVVDRHYREGGALLDLSADAVRDTYAEAVRAGKDLSRRALDTLRRKKKGPTAEDEAGSAA
- a CDS encoding ATP-binding cassette domain-containing protein is translated as MVSQISILAGHGRDGQPDARPRLDLAMGEIISVVGRTGSGKTTLINDIELFADGDTPTGRRLLFDGRPVSVEDRDDPARNPIALITQHTTFLSDLPVDEFLTTHARIRARSLAAAADVVAETLEFANQLTGEPILPSVRMTELSGGQTRALLIADATVICDTPIVLLDEVENAGINRTRALELLRRRRRIFIFVTHDPRVALLSDRRLIMREGRIAEVLETDAEERRLAPAVSRLDDMLSHLRERLRDGQRVTLADLEAFS
- a CDS encoding bile acid:sodium symporter family protein, with translation MAPREVGRGMAHWRLQLLVILCTYGVFPLLGLGIAALGFGLAPPLVIGFLYLCVLPSTVQSSIAFTSMAGGNVPAALTAATVSNLLGVVATPVLTGVLLGGAGGGISLGALEAIALQVLLPFGLGQLARPWLAGWVGRHRRLTTLVDRGAILLVVYAAFSEGMTQGVWARMSWGDFGIMAGLDLALLGIVMAVSLGLGRWAGFDRADRLTLFFCGSKKSMATGLPMAGVLFAGQAVPLIVLPLMLFHQIQLMVCAILAQRWSRDPRD
- a CDS encoding GTP-binding protein; translation: MRLGIVAGPATTGKTSVIRHILARLARAGHKAAFLKIDVQYAEEDEQLAAEFGIPTRKIYSGELCPDHCNVMVLGDALAWAGKAGADLLLVETAGLCLRCSPYVDGGLGVVVLEATSGMNLPLKVGPMLSLADVAVVTKIDRVSQAEREVFRARIQDAAPNVAVREVNALHGIGIDPLVRRLLAWPEVSDKMLLRGNPPVGTCTICVGKKEIGWQAHFGVVRSLENQTFYRGE
- a CDS encoding NUDIX hydrolase — translated: MMEESPFPEAPCTTEVSNEGYFSTEQGTARVRPVFERKIPAGDDRERLVCGTCGFIVYDNPRIIVGAVCTWEDRVLLARRAIEPRRGYWTVPAGFMELRETTEEGAAREVREETGARVRIVDLLALYNLTHISQVHLIYRAEMMDPHHAPGQESLETALVAWSDIPWDDLAYPTVSWALRDHAQRIGLSNFAPAGRPNGSP